The DNA region TATTACTTATCATTCATGAAGGcatttataataatagtaCCTAACGTAAGGAAAGACTTTTGACAAGAGTGAGAGTTTGATGAATCTAACTACCTCGTCTATTACTGCAAAAACATTTATGTTAATTACTTTGTTAGCATGCAACTACATTATTTTACTATTCGTTTTATTTACCAAAACGAAAAATGGGCACAAAACTGAGAACTATACATCTAAAGTATGTACATGGTTACCTATTATAAGTAGCCTTAGATGCGATCATTCTGATAATATTATTGTAGATGACACATATTGGTTGACAGCCGGCCACAGCACGGTACATATCTAGCTTCCCTATAGAGGTTTTTCTCATAAGACCGCAATCAAAGCATTCAATGCAATTGCTTGAAATGTCGAGTTGGGGGTTGTCGACGATTGAATTATGTGTGTACTGTCCCCCATGCTTTGTTATTACCCACTTGACCCCACTAACAATAATTCGTCCCCTTAGAACGTGCATGGCATGGGTCTAGCATATATTTACTCACTTCTAGTGACTATATTATGTATACAATGCATATATGCAATATGCATCACTCGCCCTTTGTTCACCTAACATTTTACGAAGAACACGCCACATCCTGATCATATATATGTCGAGAGCTTCCGAGGGCAATAATAcgatatgtgtgtgtgtgtgtgtgtgtgtgtgtgtggttTGCGATTAAACAGCAATTGATGTTGTTGGTACGTACGACAGGTAATTTATAGTTGAAAGTTTCTAACCTATATGTGGAGAGGTCGAGCACTACCATACACTTGGCTTTCATCGACATGACCAATTTgactaaacatatatattgtcaGTCCTTGCCCAATCGATGTCGGCTCCAGCTTGTTTCTTGGCAAACTGTTTCCTCATAGCAGTTAACTATACTTTCTTGATCGTGTTGTGTCATTTTGTCTTGTCAAAAACTATAATTATCTACCGGATGGGGTATTTCAAAGTTGCACGTTATCAGTAAATTAGTTGTGTGAGCTTTTATGTCGTATCCTCTACGCTCACGCTTTGCATTGTTCCTATTTTTGAACTCGCCATTGAAGTTAGGGATGATTGTTTGATATTATTCGTGTAACatgttctatatatatatatatcgagcGATATGTTATTTACGGGATAAATGACACGGGAGTTTAATTAAGGGCAAAGGTGGTTTGTTTACCAAACCATCTTTTTACTATTTCACTCAATAAAGTTGGTGAGAAGGCctagaaaaaggaagaaaacccCTTGATTATCAAGGCCTAGCTATATAAATTTCATGTAATTCCCAATGTAATGTATTGTTATTTGCTATCTACGGGTAAACTACTTCCGGCTTATAATGGAGGGACTATATAACTAGAGTAGACTACCACTATCGCTATCAACTTATTTATTAACAACTATTTTTGCCTCTAACATATTTTTGCCACAAATTAGCCCCAAACGTTGACATTCCGTCTAACATTTATACATTTCCGTTGACCTCCGTGACGGGAAATTCATAAAcgatattatatttttcgtCACTTTTCCATTACGAAAGGGTATAAATATTAGATATAATGCTAATGTTTGAGGctaattggtggcaaaaatatgCCATAAACAAAAACGGTTGCTAATGAATAAGTGGAGGGCGACAGTGGTAGTCTGCTCATATAACTACTTAATTTAGTAGTGTGTGCGGGGTGGACACAGAAAAAGAGAGTGCATAGCAATCAATGTAGATTGATTCAAGCGgagttttgtgaatggaaaaaaaaatccatactAGGATAATTTCACCTCATTAGTAGGCCGACTTGGCTCAAACTAAATTAGTTAGAATTCGTTAGATTTCTGGATATTATGgtaaacaccgaaaaaaagaagatgcaAAGCAGTGGCCCACATATTTTTGcctaataattaagaaattttaggTTTTTCGGATTCCAGTTCGATAGTTGTAGGACTATTCGTATCCTCTATATTggttattaagatttttatttcattatttaaagTCTACGGTCTTTTCTGTAATCGGAAAAATATAATACACAGATTTAATagtaattaattgataaaGATATAAATAGGTAAATAATTCATTAGGTATATGGCtttgaaaaaaacaaatattgttgtgtattttcattttaatttattttgggTAGAAATTTGCTGTGTTATCATGAGAAGTTGATGCCCGTTGGAAGCATTTATTGCTGTGAAAAAAATTAGGTTGAACTGGAAAATCACATTTAATTTCAAACATAGGAAATTGCTTCAcgatatatatgatatttacATTTCATAATGCTGTGGACAGCAATCGAATTTGTGTCTGCTGTCGGCTGGTGCCACGTTCTCTCATTTATCAAGTGCTCCGAGAAACAAATTTGTGATGGCAAAAAAGtggataaagaaaatttatcatactcattaaaaaaaaaaacatacaCTTTTATATGAAAAGAATATGATAGTAAACTGTTTTATGATGGTCAGAGTAATAGAATGCTTTATTATCAATAATAGGATAATTTTTTCGAGCAGGCGGTTGTTATATGAAGTTTATTATCGTCCACTTAATGACTTTTTAGAGATATATGGGCAATTGTAGATGTCAGGGAGCTAAATCATGGAAGGGAAGTCCATGGGTTATATTGTAGCACTTATGCACGCATAATTTAGATTTGAGCAGCGTCGGTCTCATTAAAGGTTAAAAGCTAGGGCAATCGACGGAAGAGCGTGAATTTATTATAAGCTCTCTTTCTGGATATGCATCCGAGAGCATTGATCAATAATGGGCCTAAGGCCCATGGTCCAGACCAATGATGCTTGGACCTCCACTATTGGGACTCAAAATTCTTCTCGAACATTTAgggcccgtttggtttcagagtttgattttagaatcatgattttgatttctacccactacacaataaaaacacacgtttttcaagtcaaatttataatactatctcatttgtactttttcacaattaaaatcaaaatcaaagttactttggagccgtttggattcagagttaaagttattttgattttgattttgattttgatggtggaaaatgacaaatgagatgtgattataaatttgacttggaaaacgtgtgtttttgttgtatagtgtattgagttaaagttaaagttaaagtaaaaatttttgaattggaaaatgtgcatttttttgtgtagtgtgttgagttaaagtttaaagttaaagttaaaatcaacgCACTGTAAATCCAAACGGGgcctttaactctgaaactaaACGCActcttatttttcttccttGAACAAATTCTTCTTAGCCTTTCCAATTACCCCCTGCCCTCGTAATAAGTGAATTCAATAATTTCCCTACTCACCGAATACATAATTTGCaacatgaaaattttattatggcTAGTAACTAATGTTCACATTTTGCAggcagaaaagaaaatggaaaatccaaaattaagagaaataaaCACGGGAATCACATGTTATAGCGAAGAAATAATAAGTACAGAGCTCTGACTCTGCAGACAACAGAGCTCTGACCGTCTTTTCTGACATTGCCATTTTCATCAGCTCACTTCTGCAGATTCCGATCCCAAAAAAACAAGACTTTCCCCTATAATCCAATCCATCATCTGACTGGGAATCTTAAATGGAAAAGCGTTTAATTCAACCGCTCGTTGCTGTCTCGATCTCATCCTCAATTGCCCTCAGAGCATACAAAAGGAAGTCCCTTGATTCGTCGGGTGCACTTGCCGGGTTCCTCGTAATGTCCGTCCACCTTGCTGCTGGTTACAGGTAGATTCAAGATTTCCACTTCTTGGACTTGCCCAGTTGtgttttcttggatttcttgctctgtcaGGGAGAAAAATCCGAGCTTTTGGGAATTTTAAGGATAATTTGGTAATAACTGGAATGAAGATGCTTCAGTTTCTTGTTTATATGTTGTCGACAACTGGATGCTGATTTATTTAGTTCAGTTCACAGAACATGGCTCACCAATCTTGAATTCGTAATCCTGTGTTTCGTTCCAATCGGCTCATATCGGGCATTGAATGTAGTGAGTTATAAGTGTGTACCGCAGTGAATTTGATATGTGGTGATTCTGGTACTTCTCTTGTCTTGAGGAACTGTTGCATTGGATTGGTTTATTTTGAAGGTATGGAGCGATGCTGTTGGTTTTCTTCTTCACCTCGTCAAAGTTAACAAAGGTCGGAGAGGTGAAGAAGAGACTTGTTGATGCCGATTTCAAGGAGGGCGGACAGCGGAACTGGTTAGAACCTCTCTAATATGGGTTACAAGAAAGGCAGTGTTTCGAAGAAAATTCGAAgaaagatttttcttttgggaaTTAATATTGGGATTTATTCCTGGATTACTAATGATCATTCATCATAgccaattatatttattagcGTCTAATGCATTTTCAGCTCACTTTTGCTTCAGGATACAAGTTCTATCCAATAGCGGCATTGCCACAATTCTGGTGGTTGTTCTGTGGAGATTGACTAATTGGCAGGACAAATGTTTGGACTCAAAAGAATCAATTCTTATCACATCTCTCATCGGTGGTGTCATCGGCCACTACTCTTGCTGTAATGGAGACACCTGGTCTTCGGAGCTCGGGGTACTTAGCGACTCGCAACCCCGATTGATCACTACCTTCAAGGTGCACATTCATTCTCTTTTCCTCATTCCTAACATTCTTGTTTTGTCCTCAATGCTATTCTTTCAGAATATTCATCATGTAATGGTCTATAAAGATACTTCTTAACCGAGTCCATCGTCACAGCTACTCATTGGTCTGGGTCCCGCACCTAAAAGTATTGGTGACTGAATTGCTCTATAAGAATTTTCTCTAGGACTTGGTCTGTGATAGTGACATGTCCTTTGTAAGAAACTGTTAGCTCTTCGGCCTGAGATTACATTTTGAGGAATATGAATCGATTACATGCTTGTGAATCTGTCAAAAGCTATGGCTCGAAAAAGTATGAGAATGAGGAACATTATTCTTTTGGTTGAATTATTCATGTGGCTGAATGTACTTCAATGATTGAGAACTTCTCGAACTGACATTATCTGCCCCGCTTATCTGCAACGATGAAGTTGCATTGTTGAGTTTAGTATACTATGGTTATTAATTGGCTAATCAATGCTTATCAGCCCGTTAGGAAGGGGACAAATGGTGGAGTAACAATGACAGGATTGATTGCGGCTGCAGCAGCTGGAAGTGTCATCGGGATATCATTTGTTCTCTTTGGTTTCGCCACAGCAAAATGCACAAGTGAGGTGGCTGTGAGGCAACTGTTGGTGATTCCTCTCTCTACTCTAGCAGGACTCGGGGGAAGCGTCATAGATTCCTTGCTCGGAGCCACCCTGCAGTTCAGTGGATTCTGTACAGTCAGAAATAAGGTCAGTGTTCTTGGTGCTTCAGTTCATATACGTTCGATTACATTTAGATGAAGTTTTCGAGCATATGTTTCAGAATGCTTTCCACTTGTTTTATTGTTTCTATTATTCTCACAGTTGTCTTATTGTTGGAGGACAAAAGATTCATCAGTAAAACAAGCTCATTGATAGTATGTCTAGTTAGTGTCTTGGATTGTTTAGAAGTAACAGATCTAATGTTACTTATGCATTTCATTTTAGTTTGTTTCGTAACTTTGTTTTTGGGCTTTTGAATAATGATGTATTCTCAAAACATGTTGAACAAGTCTGAAAACAGAAAGCCTTTTCGTTTCTGAAATTCTCTCCATTGTTTATTAGTTCACACtatattcagttgtatttcGAACTATTCCTATCACATTTCCAACACTTATCAATGAGCACACACTTCATTAAGCTAATCCTAATTACGGCTCATGTTTTACAATCCTGCATCAATCCTTACCTGCAGGTCGTGTCAAAACCTGGTCCCATGGTAAAGAAGATATCAGGTCTCAGCATCCTCGACAACAATGCGGTGAATCTAGTGTCGGTATTACTGACCACTGTTCTGACTGCGGCCGCCTCCACCTACATATTCTGAATTCCTCCCTTCAATTAGTTCAGTCCTGCAGTCTTGCAGAGGTTAGTTCATGTAATCATTCCATTGTGAAGGGTCAGATGCCACATAAAGGATATGGTCGATGAATTTTGAGGAGTTTCTCGTTGATTATTACAGATGAAACAATAACATATATGATGGAGGTGACATCAGGATGTTTCATGCAATAGAATTATCATTTGGGACTTACTGCATGTGAATGACGATTTGGATGAGCAAAGGCATACACTCAGCGGTAAAGTCCGGTCGTGCGCGGGCATGATGAGTAATGATCAAGAATAATGTGGACTTTAGAGATTAAAGAAGAAcagaaacaaagaaagaaagagagagaatttaggcAATAGGAGTTGATATTATTAGcagaaattaatgcttaaacCTTTATTTAGACAACATAAAATCATGAATGCTCTTTGCCATGCACGCAGGcagcctttttctttcttgtccATTGATCTCTCTTCATTATCATATCCTACTTTTACtgtctcttttctttctgTAATACCGCATGCCCTTTACGACCGATTGTAACACAGAACACGCAGATTTATAATCACAAACCGAAGATGTCCAATGTTGGGATGTTACAAAACTGTGAAAGTTGACGTTAAGGCCTCCTTTGTAATGACTTAAGACTTAATGTACTTAGACTGCAACGTTCCTGAAGTCGAAGCACCTCCCGTGTAATTTTATCCGATTAGTAAAAGTGAAGAGTTGATCGATTGGCCTTTCCAACTGtatttcatgaaaattaaagaGTGGAACCTAATGATTATCACGAGACACAGGTGGGAACCCAATTGTCATTATTAACAAGATAACATGCTTATGATTATtgagaggggaaaaaaaaaaagacgtgTCATCTGTtagtacaaaaaaaattattttgtcagCAATTTGATTTGGATGGGATATTTTcagaaagaaatattaaaatgcaATGGTACAAGTACAACTCATATCatcattcttttattattattattattatttttctctttttccttctctGTTAATTACTTCCAGTTCCAATGCCCATTGTGTACATGGGGGGAATACAAGCAAGCAAGATGGGTGTCCACAACTCAATCATTCAACATCTTGAAGCCATTGAAGAATTCCTGTTTTCCACTTCCATTTCAAGGGAGCACAGCTTGTGTTGTAATTGATCATCGTTCCTGTGTTTTCTCCTAGGAATGGCAGTCGGGTTTGGATTTACTTATCGAAAGCCGAAAGGGAGAGACAACCATGCCTTTTACTCTATACATGGATTCTCCATAACAAGGAGAACAAGAGAAAATACAACTTCCCATGAAGACTAACTGGCAAGATCAAACATCCTAGCAGAATAACATTGAGACAGGATAGGGATGAGGACTGAGACAGGATGTGGTCAACTTGCACGCAAAAGGGCTTTCACTTACTGATTCCCCGCACAGCGGAAACCCGAATTAACACCAGCAGTAGTAAACTAGAAAATTACTCTCTACTGCAACAGCATTAATTAGACATCCCAACAGATACGtagtaaaaaggaaaaaaagaggaaCTCAACCAGGACCTTACACTTGGCCCGACTCGAAACATGTACATACATCAGCCCGAGAACTAATGAGGGTTACCGTTTATGTCCTCTCTTCAGTGCTAAGTCAGCAGGCGACAGAACACGCGGCATTATCAGTCGAAATTAGGGAGTTGCCAGCGGCAATCTCCAGGTGCTCCCAGGCTGCCCTCCTCTTCTCCAAGGAGGAGCTCAAGGTCGAGCTCTCCTCCTCAGCAGCCCTCTGGCATGCAGTCACGAGCTCCTCGTCCATTTCAGACAAGATCTTCTTGAGATTTCTCGTGAGGTTGAGGACCGCTTGATTCCAGTGGTTCTGCGTGTTGCGCTCAAGGGCTGAGACGACAAGCGGCACAATTGCTTGTCGATTCTGGGAAACAAGACTGAGAACATGCTCATTGTTCCACAACAAATGGGCTCGCTCCGCAACCTTAAGGTAGTtaaaatatcatatatgtGAATGTCATTGTCATTCAAGCACAGATCACAAAGTAATTGCCAGTGCCTTGTCATTTAATCAAAGATTCTAATGCTCAAGCGGTATCAGCACAAGAAGCATCTGAAGTATATTACAGACCATGCCTTATAACATGCATTTATACCCATTTCTCAAGACCAAACAGGCATCGTTTTGTAGTTCTTACTAGACAGAGTACTAATATAA from Punica granatum isolate Tunisia-2019 chromosome 3, ASM765513v2, whole genome shotgun sequence includes:
- the LOC116199565 gene encoding protein PGR; the encoded protein is MEKRLIQPLVAVSISSSIALRAYKRKSLDSSGALAGFLVMSVHLAAGYRYGAMLLVFFFTSSKLTKVGEVKKRLVDADFKEGGQRNWIQVLSNSGIATILVVVLWRLTNWQDKCLDSKESILITSLIGGVIGHYSCCNGDTWSSELGVLSDSQPRLITTFKPVRKGTNGGVTMTGLIAAAAAGSVIGISFVLFGFATAKCTSEVAVRQLLVIPLSTLAGLGGSVIDSLLGATLQFSGFCTVRNKVVSKPGPMVKKISGLSILDNNAVNLVSVLLTTVLTAAASTYIF